A window of Bradyrhizobium sp. AZCC 1610 contains these coding sequences:
- the phnD gene encoding phosphonate ABC transporter substrate-binding protein: MIDRRMIFAAAAALAFSASAATAQDWKAKYPELVFAKVPDENASGTTDRWTPLTQYLSRELGTKVTLRIANDYAAVIEGQRSGNIHIAMFGPSAYARAYIIGAKVEPFAIEVNGDGTKGYYSVLYVKSDSSYKDIKDLKGKNLCLVDPNSTSGNNVPRFAMDKMGIDPEKFFSKVVYSGSHENAVIGLAQGTCDAAFNWWNDEKESNLLRMERKGMAKAADFKIIMKSEQIVNSPMAYLASLPADLKAAIKKAVLEIAVKDKAAFDKIYEGKQLPFVEVDHKAYEAVIDLTKFVDSIRKQKS; this comes from the coding sequence ATGATAGATCGTCGTATGATTTTCGCCGCTGCGGCGGCGTTGGCATTCTCAGCCTCGGCTGCCACGGCTCAGGACTGGAAGGCAAAATATCCTGAATTGGTGTTCGCAAAAGTTCCCGATGAGAATGCCTCGGGCACCACCGATAGGTGGACACCTCTGACGCAGTATCTGTCGCGCGAACTCGGCACAAAAGTCACGCTGCGAATCGCCAACGATTATGCCGCGGTTATCGAAGGTCAGCGGTCAGGCAACATCCATATAGCGATGTTCGGTCCGTCGGCTTACGCGCGCGCTTACATCATCGGTGCGAAGGTTGAGCCGTTCGCGATCGAAGTGAATGGGGACGGAACCAAGGGCTATTATTCGGTTCTCTATGTCAAAAGCGATTCGAGCTACAAGGACATCAAGGACCTGAAGGGGAAGAATCTCTGCCTTGTCGATCCCAATTCAACGTCAGGCAACAACGTGCCGCGTTTCGCGATGGACAAGATGGGCATCGACCCGGAAAAGTTTTTCTCCAAGGTGGTCTACTCGGGAAGCCATGAAAACGCGGTGATCGGACTTGCGCAAGGTACTTGTGATGCGGCGTTCAACTGGTGGAACGACGAGAAGGAGTCGAACCTGCTCCGAATGGAACGCAAGGGCATGGCGAAGGCGGCCGATTTCAAGATCATCATGAAGTCCGAACAGATTGTGAATTCGCCCATGGCGTATCTCGCCTCCCTGCCTGCCGACCTCAAGGCGGCGATCAAGAAGGCAGTGCTGGAAATTGCGGTGAAGGACAAGGCCGCTTTCGACAAGATCTACGAGGGCAAGCAGTTGCCCTTCGTCGAGGTTGATCACAAGGCCTATGAGGCTGTGATCGATCTGACCAAGTTTGTCGACAGCATCCGCAAGCAGAAATCCTGA
- the phnK gene encoding phosphonate C-P lyase system protein PhnK, protein MFEPGNLVQDDQPLLVADHLGKTYGRLTACRDVSFALYPGEVLAIVGESGSGKSTLLQLLSAQLTPTGGCVSYRMRDGVLRDLASLGEAERRFLFRTDWGYVHQDPAQGLRMAVSAGANVGERLMAVGWNHYGRIRDMASSWLERVEIDTARIDDAPRTYSGGMRQRLQIARNLVTEPRLVFMDEPTGGLDVSVQARLLDLMRNLVSELGLAAIAVTHDLAVARLLSHRVMVMKGGRVIETGLTDQVLDDPREPYTQLLVSSILPA, encoded by the coding sequence ATGTTTGAGCCCGGCAATCTCGTGCAGGACGACCAGCCGCTTCTGGTCGCCGATCACCTCGGCAAGACCTATGGCCGGTTGACTGCCTGCCGTGACGTATCCTTTGCGCTCTATCCCGGCGAGGTGCTGGCAATCGTCGGCGAGTCCGGATCGGGAAAGTCCACGCTGCTGCAACTGTTGTCCGCGCAGCTCACGCCGACTGGTGGGTGCGTGTCATACCGGATGCGGGATGGCGTGTTGCGCGACCTCGCAAGCCTTGGCGAAGCCGAGCGGCGCTTTCTGTTCCGCACCGACTGGGGCTATGTGCACCAGGATCCCGCGCAGGGCCTGCGGATGGCGGTCTCGGCCGGGGCCAATGTCGGCGAACGGCTGATGGCGGTGGGTTGGAATCACTACGGGCGCATCCGCGATATGGCCTCGTCCTGGCTGGAGCGCGTCGAGATCGATACCGCCCGCATCGACGACGCGCCGCGGACCTATTCCGGCGGCATGCGGCAGCGGCTGCAGATTGCGCGCAATCTGGTCACCGAGCCGCGCCTGGTATTCATGGACGAGCCGACCGGCGGGCTCGACGTATCGGTGCAGGCGCGGCTGCTCGATCTGATGCGCAATCTGGTCAGTGAACTCGGCCTTGCCGCCATCGCCGTCACCCATGATCTCGCGGTGGCGCGGCTATTGTCGCATCGCGTGATGGTGATGAAGGGCGGCCGCGTCATCGAAACCGGGTTGACCGACCAGGTGCTCGACGACCCCCGCGAGCCCTATACCCAATTGCTCGTCTCTTCGATCCTGCCGGCATGA
- the phnF gene encoding phosphonate metabolism transcriptional regulator PhnF translates to MSVQDTPSGVALWRQVADGIERGIADGRFAAGEKLPGEIEIAETYRVNRHTVRRALATLAERGLVRAERGSGTYVETRRLAYPLRSRTRFSEIVGAGGREPRGQFIDSAEEEATRELARELGLKTGAPLIRIESVRLADRAPICVSTTWLSAGRFPDAGKVFANVRSMTKLLAHYGIRDFRRASTRITAGIVEAIDATRLDLTLGRPILVVDSTDVDTDGKPLVTKRSRFAAERVEFLVESG, encoded by the coding sequence ATGAGCGTTCAGGACACGCCCTCCGGCGTCGCGTTGTGGCGGCAGGTCGCCGACGGCATCGAGCGCGGCATTGCCGACGGCCGCTTTGCTGCCGGCGAAAAATTGCCGGGCGAGATCGAGATCGCCGAGACCTATCGGGTCAACCGCCACACCGTGCGCCGGGCGCTCGCCACACTCGCCGAGCGCGGCCTGGTGCGCGCCGAGCGCGGCAGCGGCACCTATGTCGAGACCCGGCGCCTCGCCTATCCGCTGCGCTCACGGACGCGGTTTTCCGAAATCGTCGGAGCCGGCGGCCGGGAGCCGCGCGGCCAATTCATCGATTCGGCCGAGGAAGAAGCCACGCGCGAGCTGGCGCGGGAGCTTGGATTGAAGACCGGAGCGCCCCTGATCCGGATCGAATCCGTACGGCTTGCCGACCGCGCGCCGATCTGCGTGAGCACCACGTGGCTTTCAGCAGGGCGCTTCCCCGACGCCGGAAAAGTGTTCGCCAATGTGCGCTCGATGACGAAATTGCTGGCGCATTACGGCATCCGGGATTTTCGCCGCGCGTCGACGCGGATCACCGCCGGTATCGTCGAGGCCATCGACGCCACCCGGCTGGACCTTACGCTCGGACGCCCAATTCTGGTGGTCGACAGCACCGACGTCGATACCGACGGCAAACCATTGGTGACCAAGCGCTCGCGCTTTGCTGCGGAGCGCGTCGAGTTTTTGGTCGAGAGTGGCTAG
- a CDS encoding transferase hexapeptide repeat family protein, with protein sequence MAGKMLSTEPAVDPTASVHDCQLGAYTEVGARTILLEVTMADYSYVVNDSQITYTTTGKFCSIAAMTRINPGNHPMHRASQAHFTYRASSYFPGESDDAEFFAWRRGHRVHIGHDVWIGHGAVILPGRSVGTGAVVAAGAIVTKDVPAYTIVAGNPARPIRRRFPESIAGRLAELAWWDWDHEMLRRALPDFRKLDVEGFLEKYEAATGSSQPRFNQSAAS encoded by the coding sequence ATGGCCGGCAAGATGCTTTCCACTGAACCGGCCGTCGATCCCACTGCGTCGGTGCACGACTGCCAGCTTGGCGCTTACACTGAGGTCGGCGCCCGGACCATCCTGCTCGAGGTCACGATGGCGGATTATTCCTACGTCGTGAACGACTCGCAGATCACCTACACGACAACAGGGAAATTCTGTTCGATCGCGGCGATGACGCGAATCAACCCGGGCAATCATCCAATGCACCGCGCCTCGCAGGCGCATTTCACTTACCGCGCCAGCAGCTATTTTCCGGGCGAGAGCGACGACGCCGAATTCTTTGCATGGCGGCGCGGGCATCGCGTCCATATCGGCCATGACGTCTGGATCGGCCACGGCGCGGTCATCCTGCCCGGCCGCTCGGTCGGCACCGGCGCTGTGGTCGCTGCCGGCGCCATCGTGACCAAGGACGTCCCCGCCTACACGATCGTTGCAGGCAACCCGGCCCGGCCGATCAGGCGACGGTTTCCCGAATCCATTGCCGGGCGCCTTGCGGAACTTGCATGGTGGGACTGGGACCATGAGATGCTTCGCCGCGCCCTGCCCGATTTCCGCAAGCTCGATGTCGAGGGCTTTCTCGAGAAGTACGAAGCCGCCACCGGCTCGAGCCAACCGCGTTTCAACCAGAGTGCAGCATCGTGA
- a CDS encoding carbon-phosphorus lyase complex subunit PhnI, which yields MYVAVKGGERAIENAHRLLAHERRGDRDVPEVSLAQISEQLSLGVDRVMTEGSLYDRELAALAIKQARGDLIEAIFLVRAFRATLPRFGATEPVDTGAMQVRRRISSTFKDIPGGQILGPTFDYTHRLLDPQLADGFAPDTPATGEVSTGATPRVTDILGRDGLIEPSPVADASAPIGDLTREPLSFPADRDLRLQNLARADEGFLLALGYSSQRGYGRNHPFAGEIRFGEVEVEFVAEDAGFAVPLGSIALTECQMVNQFKGSATEAPCFTRGYGLAFGQSERKTMSMALVDRSLRARELGEEVVAPAQDEEFVMSHSDNVQATGFVEHLKLPHYVDFQSELGLLRKLRKEFVEANETPPMREAAE from the coding sequence ATGTATGTTGCCGTCAAGGGTGGCGAACGCGCCATCGAGAACGCCCATCGTCTTCTGGCGCATGAGCGGCGCGGCGACCGCGATGTTCCCGAAGTATCGCTGGCCCAGATCTCCGAGCAGCTTTCGCTTGGGGTCGATCGCGTCATGACCGAAGGCTCGCTATATGACCGCGAACTCGCGGCGCTCGCCATCAAGCAGGCGCGCGGCGACCTGATCGAGGCGATCTTTCTGGTGCGCGCATTCCGCGCCACGCTGCCGCGCTTTGGCGCGACCGAGCCGGTCGATACGGGTGCGATGCAGGTGCGCCGCCGGATTTCCTCGACCTTCAAGGATATTCCGGGTGGGCAAATTCTTGGTCCCACCTTCGACTACACCCATCGCCTGCTGGATCCGCAACTCGCCGATGGATTCGCTCCCGATACGCCTGCGACCGGTGAGGTGTCCACAGGCGCGACCCCACGCGTAACCGATATTCTTGGCCGCGATGGCCTGATCGAGCCGTCGCCTGTCGCGGATGCTAGCGCTCCCATCGGTGACTTGACGCGCGAGCCGCTCAGTTTTCCGGCGGATCGCGATCTGCGCCTGCAAAACCTGGCGCGCGCCGATGAGGGCTTTCTGCTGGCGCTCGGATACTCCTCGCAGCGCGGCTATGGCCGCAACCATCCCTTTGCCGGCGAGATCAGGTTCGGCGAGGTGGAGGTGGAATTCGTGGCCGAGGACGCCGGCTTTGCCGTTCCGCTCGGTTCGATTGCGCTGACGGAATGCCAGATGGTCAACCAGTTCAAGGGATCGGCGACAGAAGCGCCGTGTTTTACGCGCGGCTATGGTCTGGCCTTCGGACAAAGCGAGCGCAAGACCATGTCGATGGCGCTGGTCGATCGCAGCCTGCGCGCCCGCGAGCTCGGCGAGGAAGTTGTCGCGCCGGCCCAGGACGAGGAATTCGTGATGTCGCATTCGGACAATGTGCAGGCGACCGGCTTCGTCGAGCATCTCAAGCTGCCGCATTACGTCGATTTCCAGTCCGAACTCGGCCTGTTGCGAAAGCTGCGCAAGGAATTCGTCGAGGCGAACGAGACGCCGCCGATGCGGGAGGCCGCCGAATGA
- the phnC gene encoding phosphonate ABC transporter ATP-binding protein, with product MLVVEGLTCRFGTKAAVDNASFSIAPGSFVGVIGRSGAGKSTLLRMINRLAEPSEGRILFEGVDVTALRGKDLRQWRARSAMIFQQFNLVGRLDVLTNVLMGRLSTVPTWRSLAQLWPEEDKAIAMSALEQFDMASIAAQRADQLSGGQQQRVAIARALVQQPAMILADEPIASLDPRNTRIVMDALLRINKHFGITVVCNLHSLDLARSYCDRLIGMASGRIVFDGAPAALTDRIARELYDLEADEVMGVAPEHVPASAAIPVLGTVAAA from the coding sequence ATGCTGGTGGTAGAAGGTTTGACGTGCCGGTTCGGCACCAAAGCCGCAGTGGACAACGCGTCATTCTCGATCGCGCCCGGCAGCTTCGTCGGCGTGATCGGCCGCTCCGGCGCCGGCAAGTCGACGCTGCTTCGGATGATCAACCGCCTCGCTGAACCTTCCGAAGGGCGCATCCTGTTCGAAGGCGTCGACGTGACCGCGCTGCGCGGCAAGGATTTGCGGCAGTGGCGTGCAAGGTCGGCGATGATCTTTCAGCAGTTCAATCTGGTGGGAAGGCTCGACGTGCTGACCAATGTGCTGATGGGGCGGCTTTCAACAGTGCCGACATGGCGGTCGCTGGCGCAGCTCTGGCCCGAAGAGGACAAGGCAATTGCGATGTCGGCGCTCGAGCAATTCGACATGGCCTCGATTGCGGCGCAGCGCGCCGACCAGCTCTCGGGCGGCCAGCAGCAGCGCGTCGCGATTGCGCGTGCGCTGGTTCAGCAGCCTGCAATGATACTTGCCGACGAGCCGATCGCCTCGCTCGATCCCCGCAACACCCGGATCGTGATGGATGCGCTGCTGAGGATCAACAAGCACTTCGGGATCACGGTGGTCTGCAATCTTCATTCGCTGGATCTGGCGCGCAGCTACTGCGACCGCCTGATCGGCATGGCTTCGGGGCGAATCGTATTCGACGGCGCGCCCGCGGCGTTGACCGATCGCATTGCGCGCGAACTCTACGATCTCGAGGCAGATGAGGTGATGGGCGTTGCGCCTGAGCATGTGCCGGCCAGCGCGGCGATTCCTGTTCTCGGCACGGTTGCCGCAGCCTGA
- the phnH gene encoding phosphonate C-P lyase system protein PhnH yields the protein MTSVAELPAGFADKVLSAQSVFRSVMDAMARPGSVQRIAPAAGTPAAMMRGTAAIALTLFDHDTPVWLDSRMSATPDAAKWLKFHTSAPVITDSSIASFALIGGAESLPALDRFAFGSNEYPDRSTTLILQVESLTDGPVVELQGPGIDGAAALRASIQPQDLFERLAINAALFPRGIDVVLVHDDAIVAIPRTTRLVRGG from the coding sequence ATGACGAGCGTTGCCGAACTGCCCGCAGGATTTGCCGACAAGGTGTTGTCGGCACAATCGGTCTTCCGGTCCGTGATGGATGCGATGGCCCGTCCCGGCAGCGTTCAGCGTATCGCGCCTGCGGCTGGCACGCCGGCTGCGATGATGCGCGGCACGGCCGCTATAGCGCTGACCCTGTTCGATCACGATACGCCGGTCTGGCTGGATTCGCGGATGTCAGCGACGCCGGATGCCGCCAAATGGCTCAAATTCCACACCAGCGCGCCAGTTATTACGGACTCGTCGATCGCCAGTTTTGCGCTGATAGGCGGCGCCGAAAGCCTTCCGGCACTGGATCGCTTCGCGTTCGGCAGCAATGAATATCCGGACCGTTCGACGACGCTGATCCTGCAGGTCGAAAGCCTGACGGATGGCCCCGTTGTCGAGCTGCAGGGCCCCGGCATCGACGGCGCGGCAGCGCTTCGTGCTTCAATCCAGCCGCAGGATCTGTTCGAGCGGTTGGCCATAAATGCCGCGTTGTTTCCGCGCGGCATCGACGTCGTGCTGGTCCATGATGACGCCATTGTCGCAATACCACGCACGACGCGGCTCGTGAGAGGAGGCTGA
- the phnE gene encoding phosphonate ABC transporter, permease protein PhnE, whose product MNSFSFESRAGIVERHPDLFRPDWWHRGKIAIGVGGAVALFLFGIVQLDIPFHRLSEGMVRLGEFVRLMLPPNPGSWAEVLKYLHALGETVSIAFLGTLGGALLALPVSLLAARNVVANWIVHLLTRRSLDTIRGVDTLIWALIWVGVVGLGPFAGILAVICSDFGTFGKLFSEAIEAADKNPAEGVRSSGGNHLHSVRFGLLPQVFPILLSQVLYYFESNTRSATIIGIVGAGGIGLQLAEQIRVLEWQKVSFLILLILMAVSAIDWISGKLRFAIIGNRAIS is encoded by the coding sequence ATGAATTCTTTCAGTTTTGAAAGCCGGGCCGGCATCGTCGAACGTCACCCGGACCTTTTCCGGCCGGATTGGTGGCATCGTGGAAAAATCGCAATAGGCGTTGGCGGGGCGGTTGCGCTTTTTCTGTTCGGGATCGTCCAACTCGACATTCCCTTTCACCGGCTCTCCGAGGGAATGGTCAGGCTGGGTGAATTCGTTCGGCTGATGTTGCCGCCTAATCCTGGTTCCTGGGCGGAAGTATTGAAATATCTGCATGCGCTCGGAGAGACGGTTTCGATCGCATTTCTCGGCACGCTGGGCGGGGCGCTGCTCGCGTTACCGGTATCCCTGCTGGCGGCGCGCAATGTGGTTGCAAACTGGATCGTCCACCTTTTGACACGCCGCAGCCTCGATACCATCCGTGGCGTCGATACCTTGATCTGGGCCCTCATCTGGGTTGGCGTCGTGGGGTTGGGCCCGTTTGCAGGTATCCTTGCGGTGATCTGCAGCGATTTTGGGACTTTTGGGAAGTTATTCTCGGAAGCGATCGAGGCTGCCGACAAGAACCCCGCTGAAGGCGTCCGATCATCGGGCGGCAACCATCTCCATAGCGTCCGGTTCGGATTGCTGCCGCAGGTCTTTCCGATCTTGTTAAGTCAGGTGCTATACTATTTTGAATCGAATACGCGGTCGGCGACGATTATCGGAATCGTCGGAGCAGGCGGGATTGGACTTCAGCTTGCCGAACAAATCCGGGTGCTGGAATGGCAAAAGGTTTCGTTTCTGATTTTGCTTATCCTGATGGCGGTATCGGCAATTGACTGGATCTCGGGCAAACTGCGTTTCGCGATCATCGGCAACCGGGCAATCTCATGA
- the phnG gene encoding phosphonate C-P lyase system protein PhnG translates to MAVLAHSATADIAGHLATVALPVHEDLREPENGLVMVRGRVGGDGAPFNLGEATVSRAAVRLSTGEVGFGYTLGRDREKARLIALCDAMVQSEKFVGAIEGQVVAPLRAAMIEGRNRKAAEAAATRVDFYTLVRGEG, encoded by the coding sequence ATGGCGGTGCTGGCTCATTCCGCAACGGCTGACATCGCCGGGCACCTCGCGACGGTGGCGTTGCCAGTGCACGAAGACCTGCGGGAGCCCGAAAATGGGCTCGTCATGGTGCGCGGCCGCGTCGGCGGTGACGGTGCGCCGTTCAATCTCGGCGAGGCGACGGTGTCGCGTGCCGCCGTGCGGCTGTCGACCGGCGAGGTCGGCTTCGGCTACACGCTGGGCCGCGACCGGGAGAAGGCCAGGCTGATCGCGCTGTGCGATGCCATGGTGCAATCGGAAAAATTCGTTGGCGCGATCGAAGGCCAGGTCGTCGCGCCGTTGCGTGCGGCGATGATCGAAGGGCGAAACCGCAAGGCAGCCGAGGCGGCGGCAACACGGGTCGATTTCTACACACTGGTACGGGGTGAGGGTTGA
- a CDS encoding alpha-D-ribose 1-methylphosphonate 5-phosphate C-P-lyase PhnJ, with amino-acid sequence MNAPAYNFAYLDEQTKRMIRRAILKAIAIPGYQVPFASREMPMPYGWGTGGVQVTAAILGPDDVLKVIDQGSDDTTNAISIRKFFGKTAGVATTTFTTDATVIQTRHRIPEAPLHAGQVLVYQVPIPEPLRFLEPRETETRRMHALGEYGLMHVKLYEDIARFGHIATSYAYPVKVNARYVMDPSPTPKFDNPKMDNCPALQLFGAGREKRIYAIPPHTDVVSLDFEDHPFTRYRFDAPCALCGASDSYLDEIVTDDKGGRMFVCSDTDYCEQRQQAGHRGSESAAPHKERAHV; translated from the coding sequence ATGAACGCGCCAGCTTACAATTTCGCCTATCTCGACGAGCAGACAAAACGGATGATCCGCCGCGCGATCCTGAAAGCGATCGCGATTCCCGGCTATCAAGTGCCGTTCGCCAGCCGCGAGATGCCGATGCCTTATGGCTGGGGCACCGGCGGTGTGCAGGTGACGGCGGCAATCCTCGGCCCTGATGACGTGCTGAAGGTGATCGACCAGGGTTCGGACGACACCACCAACGCGATCTCGATTCGGAAATTCTTCGGCAAGACGGCCGGCGTCGCGACCACTACGTTTACGACGGATGCCACTGTGATCCAGACCCGGCACCGGATTCCGGAAGCGCCGCTGCATGCCGGGCAGGTGCTGGTCTATCAGGTGCCGATCCCCGAGCCGCTGCGGTTCCTGGAGCCGCGCGAGACCGAGACGCGGCGCATGCATGCGCTCGGCGAATACGGCCTGATGCACGTCAAGCTGTACGAGGACATTGCGCGCTTTGGCCATATCGCGACCTCCTATGCGTATCCGGTGAAGGTAAATGCGCGCTATGTGATGGACCCGTCGCCGACGCCGAAGTTCGACAATCCGAAGATGGATAATTGTCCGGCGCTGCAACTGTTCGGCGCCGGCCGCGAAAAGCGCATCTACGCGATCCCGCCGCACACCGACGTGGTCTCGCTCGACTTCGAGGATCACCCGTTCACGCGCTACCGGTTCGACGCGCCCTGCGCGCTGTGCGGCGCCAGCGATTCCTATCTTGACGAAATCGTCACCGACGACAAGGGCGGGCGGATGTTCGTCTGTTCCGACACCGACTATTGCGAGCAGCGTCAGCAGGCCGGCCATCGCGGCAGCGAGAGCGCCGCGCCGCACAAGGAGAGGGCACATGTTTGA
- the phnL gene encoding phosphonate C-P lyase system protein PhnL — protein MTAMIDITNAEKTFTMHLQGGVELPVVRGVSFQVEPGECVVLSGPSGAGKSSILKMIFGNYRCDGGRIGIRHRGVAIDLATAEPRQVLSVRRSTIGYVSQFLRAVPRVATIDVVAEPLIANGSARVEAREQAGALLRRLNIPERLWALPPSTFSGGEQQRVNIARGFISDLPILLLDEPTASLDAANRAVVVELIGQKKRQGVAMVAIVHDDEIRHLIADRIVDVTSFAAAA, from the coding sequence ATGACTGCGATGATCGACATCACAAATGCCGAAAAGACCTTCACCATGCATCTGCAGGGTGGTGTCGAGCTGCCGGTGGTGCGCGGCGTGTCGTTTCAGGTCGAGCCAGGGGAATGCGTGGTGCTGTCGGGCCCATCAGGCGCCGGCAAATCCTCGATCCTGAAAATGATCTTTGGCAATTACCGCTGCGATGGCGGCCGGATCGGCATCCGGCACCGAGGCGTGGCGATCGATCTTGCCACTGCCGAGCCGCGGCAGGTGCTCAGCGTACGCCGCTCGACTATCGGATATGTCAGCCAGTTCTTGCGTGCGGTGCCGCGGGTCGCCACCATCGACGTGGTGGCGGAGCCCCTGATTGCGAACGGATCCGCACGCGTGGAAGCCCGCGAGCAGGCGGGCGCGCTGCTGCGCCGTCTCAACATTCCCGAGCGGCTATGGGCACTGCCGCCGTCGACATTTTCCGGCGGCGAGCAGCAGCGGGTCAACATTGCGCGCGGGTTCATTTCCGATCTGCCCATTCTGCTGCTGGATGAACCGACCGCCTCGCTCGATGCGGCCAATCGCGCTGTCGTCGTCGAGCTGATCGGGCAGAAGAAGCGACAGGGCGTCGCGATGGTGGCGATCGTCCATGACGACGAGATACGCCATCTGATCGCCGACCGCATCGTCGATGTGACGTCATTTGCCGCCGCGGCCTGA
- the phnE gene encoding phosphonate ABC transporter, permease protein PhnE: MRTAVPEFPEARLQELADRYEAAVAAKRRRVWLGLAVLIAAAIAAGWMGDVNFGNFVENFWRFPAYFVSIAPKFSFSTAWVDLTEWLWGLPRWTQLLGDTLLIAYMGTLTGAICGFVLCFLASANLVRSRATVFVTRRVLELCRTVPEIVFALIFVLAFGLGPLPGVLAIAIHTTGALGKQFAEVVENIDNKPIEGVAASGGSWLQIVRFGAVPQVLSNFVSYALLRFEINVRGAAVMGFVGAGGIGQDLIEAVRKFYYTDVSAILLLIVVTVMLIDFITERVRHRLLGLEGSAA; the protein is encoded by the coding sequence ATGCGAACAGCAGTCCCCGAATTCCCGGAAGCCAGGCTGCAAGAGCTTGCCGATCGCTATGAAGCTGCAGTTGCCGCCAAGCGGCGGCGCGTATGGCTGGGTTTGGCGGTCCTGATCGCCGCGGCGATTGCCGCTGGCTGGATGGGCGATGTCAACTTTGGGAACTTCGTCGAGAATTTCTGGCGCTTTCCGGCCTATTTTGTCAGCATCGCCCCTAAGTTTTCGTTCTCGACTGCGTGGGTTGATCTCACGGAGTGGCTTTGGGGACTGCCCCGCTGGACGCAGCTCCTCGGAGACACGTTGCTGATCGCGTATATGGGAACCCTCACGGGAGCGATATGCGGATTCGTTCTCTGCTTCCTTGCATCGGCCAATCTCGTCAGGTCGCGTGCCACCGTTTTTGTCACGCGGCGCGTTCTCGAACTTTGCAGGACCGTGCCGGAGATCGTCTTTGCCTTGATTTTCGTGCTGGCGTTTGGTCTGGGGCCGCTGCCGGGCGTTCTCGCCATCGCAATCCATACCACCGGAGCGCTGGGCAAGCAGTTCGCCGAAGTTGTTGAGAATATCGATAACAAACCGATCGAGGGGGTGGCGGCAAGCGGAGGAAGCTGGCTTCAGATTGTCCGGTTTGGCGCAGTGCCTCAGGTTCTCTCGAACTTCGTAAGCTATGCCCTGCTGAGATTTGAGATTAACGTGCGCGGCGCGGCCGTGATGGGCTTTGTCGGCGCCGGCGGGATCGGCCAGGATTTGATCGAGGCCGTTCGCAAGTTCTATTACACCGATGTCAGTGCCATCCTTTTGCTCATTGTCGTCACCGTCATGTTGATCGACTTTATCACGGAGCGGGTGCGCCACCGCCTTCTCGGGCTGGAGGGCTCCGCTGCATGA